A genomic window from Centroberyx gerrardi isolate f3 chromosome 14, fCenGer3.hap1.cur.20231027, whole genome shotgun sequence includes:
- the aurkaip1 gene encoding small ribosomal subunit protein mS38 has product MFITRAVPRLSLLCRATGALQTHGQILSGSVQPALPASCCSLKGKLRNYSTAADNTSPPRWVQLEPELDEALVPRKLSVSPLESWLSLRYSLPSLLEAPQPLEEVELLEEKVLPPISAPVLEDREGSATPLSCKNVLEIRRRKMNRHKYKKLMKRTKFLRRRVLEGRGRKKQKRFEEDLKRIWTRAGLKKAPEGWNTPKIFIKQHGNTRD; this is encoded by the exons ATGTTTATCACAAGGGCTGTCCCTCGTCTCAGTCTACTTTGTAGAGCAACTG GAGCACTTCAAACCCATGGACAAATCTTAAGTGGATCTGTACAACCTGcccttcctgcttcctgctgcTCTCTAAAAGGGAAACTCAGAAACTActcaacagcagcagacaaCACATCTCCTCCACGATGGGTCCAACTTGAGCCAGAACTGGACGAGGCTCTTGTGCCTCGTAAACTGTCAGTAAGCCCTCTGGAGAGCTGGCTCTCCCTGCGctactccctcccttcccttctggAGGCTCCTCAGCccctggaggaggtggagctgctggaggagaaggtGCTGCCACCCATTTCTGCCCCTGTTctggaggacagggagggcTCAGCAACACCCCTTAGCTGTAAGAATGTTCTGGAGATTCGGCGGCGGAAGATGAACCGGCACAAATACAAGAAGCTGATGAAACGGACTAAATTCTTGAGGAGGAGAGTGCTTGAGGGCAGGGGGAGGAAGAAGCAG AAGCGATTTGAGGAGGATCTGAAGAGGATTTGGACGCGAGCCGGACTGAAGAAAGCTCCCGAGGGATGGAATACGCCTAAGATCTTCATTAAACAGCATGGGAACACAAGGGACTGA